The Hypnocyclicus thermotrophus genome includes a window with the following:
- a CDS encoding indolepyruvate ferredoxin oxidoreductase subunit alpha: MYVIDKETCIGCGACEGTCPVSAISEADGKYEISEACIDCGACAGVCPVEAIAAG, translated from the coding sequence ATGTACGTAATAGATAAAGAAACATGTATAGGATGTGGAGCATGTGAAGGAACTTGCCCAGTATCAGCAATAAGTGAAGCAGATGGAAAATATGAAATTAGTGAAGCATGTATAGATTGTGGAGCGTGTGCAGGAGTATGCCCAGTAGAAGCAATAGCTGCTGGATAA
- the rseP gene encoding RIP metalloprotease RseP — translation MTLLITLLILSIIIFIHELGHFLAARVFKMPISEFSIGMGPELLSYKKSYTKYSVRGIPMGGFVNIDGMDIEKPVENGFNSKPAYQRFIVLFAGVFMNFVLAFIIMMSLTFISGKYDIVDDGSIGYISEKAPAYNDLKVGDKIKEIDNIKIENWNDITVIMRNIKKDKLNMVIERDGVLIEKKIKLIYDEKNQKYMIGINPKYIHSKYGFIEGIKEGVKSFNELFSTVFKGLKMLVKGEVKSDEVSGPIGMVRIVDEFVKTGKILLVWLTAMLSVNIGIFNLLPFPALDGGRIIFVILEMIGIKINKKIEERVHLIGMVILILLFFIITGNDIKNIFKK, via the coding sequence ATGACTTTATTGATTACTTTATTAATATTAAGTATAATTATATTTATTCATGAGTTGGGACATTTTTTAGCTGCAAGAGTTTTTAAAATGCCAATTAGTGAATTTTCGATTGGAATGGGTCCAGAATTATTAAGTTATAAAAAATCTTATACTAAATATAGTGTAAGAGGAATTCCAATGGGTGGTTTTGTAAATATTGATGGAATGGATATAGAGAAACCAGTTGAAAATGGATTTAATTCAAAACCTGCATATCAAAGATTTATAGTTTTATTTGCAGGGGTATTTATGAATTTTGTATTAGCGTTTATTATTATGATGTCGCTTACATTTATTAGCGGAAAATACGATATTGTTGATGATGGAAGTATAGGATATATAAGCGAAAAAGCTCCAGCTTATAATGACTTGAAAGTAGGAGATAAAATTAAAGAAATAGATAATATAAAAATAGAAAATTGGAATGATATAACAGTAATAATGAGAAATATAAAAAAAGATAAGTTAAATATGGTTATTGAAAGAGATGGTGTTTTAATAGAAAAAAAAATAAAGCTTATATATGATGAAAAAAATCAAAAATATATGATAGGGATAAATCCTAAATATATTCATTCTAAATATGGTTTTATTGAAGGAATTAAAGAAGGGGTTAAATCTTTTAATGAACTTTTTTCTACAGTATTTAAAGGTCTTAAAATGCTTGTTAAAGGAGAAGTTAAATCTGATGAAGTATCAGGACCTATAGGCATGGTAAGAATTGTAGATGAATTTGTAAAAACAGGGAAAATATTGCTTGTATGGCTTACTGCTATGTTATCTGTAAATATAGGGATATTTAATTTATTACCATTTCCTGCTCTTGATGGCGGGAGAATTATATTTGTAATTTTAGAAATGATAGGAATAAAAATAAATAAAAAAATAGAAGAAAGAGTACATCTAATAGGAATGGTTATTCTTATATTACTGTTTTTTATAATTACAGGAAATGATATAAAAAACATTTTTAAAAAATAA
- a CDS encoding indolepyruvate ferredoxin oxidoreductase subunit alpha: protein MYVIDKETCIGCGACEGTCPVSAISEADGKYEISEACIDCGACEGVCPVEAIAG, encoded by the coding sequence ATGTACGTAATAGATAAAGAAACATGTATAGGATGTGGAGCATGTGAAGGAACTTGTCCAGTATCAGCAATAAGTGAAGCAGATGGAAAATATGAAATTAGTGAAGCATGTATAGATTGTGGAGCATGTGAAGGAGTATGCCCAGTAGAAGCAATAGCTGGATAA
- a CDS encoding 5'-nucleotidase C-terminal domain-containing protein produces MKKTLKTLALFLLISVFAFAEGVKIDIVTFNDFHGHVKEGRKELGMAKIVGYVDALKKENPNVLVVSAGDNYQGTAISNLTVGAPVNDMFELLDLVGSAIGNHEFDWGVEKIKEWEDKGVAFLASNIYDKATNKPVSWAMPYRIVEIAGKKIAFIGLSTESTAYQTKVENVKDLKFIPVEKAAKEWVEYLMSGKASEGKPDAIIALTHVPTVQDRDTKEITGDEIERLSKVKGIDAIVTGHSHKIVSGKINGIPVVQAYKYGRALGRIELMFDKENKLTVNAYVDLAYKHKEDIPVSKEAKLRYEMREEKLKPILGKVVGKLNEDLIHDRSAKNLTPLGYWAADIMRKATGTQIGLTNGGGLRRSLYKGDITMGDLYEVMPFDNQLVTMKVSGKHLKELIDHGIDADYMTDGQFAGLYVVYNPDKEYEHRVEMLALEDGTIVEDDKWYTLTTNDFILGGGDKYNFKGAKEVVDTYVQIRDVLEEAIEKEKEVKVPNIEGIMIPVTEYKVKSGDSLWKIITSFDSKLDNTKISETISNLVLINRIKNPDLIYIDQTLKVPLN; encoded by the coding sequence ATGAAAAAAACATTGAAAACATTGGCATTATTTTTATTAATTTCTGTTTTCGCATTTGCAGAAGGAGTGAAAATTGATATAGTAACATTTAATGATTTTCATGGTCATGTAAAAGAAGGTAGAAAAGAGCTAGGAATGGCTAAAATAGTAGGATATGTAGATGCATTAAAAAAAGAAAATCCAAATGTATTAGTAGTATCAGCAGGAGATAACTATCAAGGGACAGCAATATCAAACTTAACAGTAGGAGCACCAGTAAATGATATGTTTGAATTACTTGATTTAGTAGGTTCAGCAATAGGGAATCATGAATTTGACTGGGGAGTAGAAAAAATAAAAGAATGGGAAGATAAAGGAGTAGCCTTTTTAGCATCAAACATATATGATAAAGCAACAAATAAACCAGTATCATGGGCAATGCCATATAGAATAGTAGAAATAGCAGGTAAAAAAATAGCATTTATAGGTTTATCAACAGAATCAACAGCTTATCAAACAAAAGTAGAAAATGTAAAAGATTTAAAATTTATACCAGTAGAAAAAGCAGCTAAAGAATGGGTAGAATATTTAATGTCAGGGAAAGCATCAGAAGGGAAACCAGATGCAATAATAGCATTAACACATGTACCAACAGTCCAAGATAGAGATACAAAAGAAATAACAGGAGATGAAATAGAAAGATTATCAAAAGTAAAAGGAATAGATGCAATAGTGACAGGACATAGTCATAAAATAGTATCAGGAAAAATAAATGGAATACCAGTAGTACAAGCATATAAATATGGAAGAGCCTTAGGAAGAATAGAACTAATGTTTGATAAAGAAAACAAATTAACAGTAAATGCATATGTAGATTTAGCATATAAACATAAAGAAGATATACCAGTATCAAAAGAAGCGAAATTAAGATATGAAATGAGAGAAGAAAAATTAAAACCAATTTTAGGAAAAGTAGTAGGAAAACTAAATGAAGATTTAATACATGATAGAAGTGCAAAAAATTTAACACCATTAGGTTATTGGGCAGCAGACATAATGAGAAAAGCAACAGGAACACAAATAGGATTAACAAATGGAGGAGGACTAAGAAGAAGTCTATATAAAGGAGACATAACAATGGGTGACCTTTATGAAGTAATGCCATTTGATAATCAATTAGTAACAATGAAAGTAAGTGGAAAACACTTAAAAGAGTTAATAGATCATGGAATAGATGCAGATTACATGACAGATGGACAATTTGCAGGATTATATGTAGTGTATAATCCAGATAAAGAATATGAACATAGAGTAGAAATGTTGGCATTAGAAGATGGAACAATAGTAGAAGATGATAAATGGTATACATTAACAACAAATGATTTTATATTAGGTGGAGGAGATAAATACAACTTTAAAGGAGCAAAAGAAGTAGTAGATACATATGTTCAAATAAGAGATGTATTAGAAGAAGCAATAGAAAAAGAAAAAGAGGTAAAAGTACCAAATATAGAAGGAATAATGATACCAGTAACAGAATATAAAGTGAAATCAGGAGATTCATTATGGAAAATAATAACTTCATTTGATTCTAAATTAGATAATACAAAAATATCAGAAACAATATCAAATCTTGTATTAATAAATAGAATTAAAAATCCTGATTTAATTTACATTGATCAAACATTAAAAGTACCATTAAATTAA
- a CDS encoding dTMP kinase — MGKLIVIEGSDGSGKQTQTERLYKRLKNENKKIKLISFPNYESKASEPIKMYLRGEFGDNVKEINPYPISTMYAIDRYASFNKEWGNFYQENGIVVSDRYTTSNMIHQGAKIKEYHKKIEYLNWLKDLEYNKIALPIPDIVIFLNMPTKQALELISNRENKITGKKEKDIHEKDIEYMKKSYENSLEIAKIENWYKIECVNEEGQIKSIEEIHNEVYHVVKDILEK, encoded by the coding sequence ATGGGAAAGTTAATAGTTATAGAAGGTAGTGATGGAAGTGGAAAACAAACTCAAACAGAAAGACTTTATAAAAGATTAAAAAATGAAAATAAAAAAATAAAGCTTATTAGTTTTCCAAATTATGAGAGTAAAGCAAGTGAACCAATTAAAATGTATTTAAGAGGAGAATTTGGGGATAATGTAAAAGAAATAAATCCATATCCAATATCTACTATGTATGCAATAGATAGATATGCTTCATTTAATAAAGAATGGGGGAATTTTTATCAAGAAAATGGAATAGTAGTATCTGATAGATATACAACTTCAAATATGATACATCAAGGAGCAAAAATAAAAGAATATCATAAAAAAATAGAGTATTTGAATTGGTTAAAAGACTTGGAATATAATAAAATAGCATTGCCAATACCAGACATAGTTATATTTTTAAATATGCCTACAAAACAAGCTTTAGAACTTATCTCGAATAGAGAGAATAAAATAACAGGAAAAAAAGAAAAAGATATACATGAAAAAGATATAGAATATATGAAAAAATCATATGAAAATTCATTAGAAATAGCTAAAATAGAAAATTGGTATAAGATAGAATGTGTAAATGAAGAAGGTCAGATTAAAAGTATAGAAGAAATACATAATGAAGTTTATCATGTTGTTAAAGATATTTTAGAAAAATAA